In Lacerta agilis isolate rLacAgi1 chromosome 1, rLacAgi1.pri, whole genome shotgun sequence, the following proteins share a genomic window:
- the CEND1 gene encoding cell cycle exit and neuronal differentiation protein 1: MESKGSTRSGNKPDAKTASSGKPEKPNPGPATAADKKEAPSKEQPAPPAATPAKKAATAAANEAAMLNNHGNMKPSSAGEGAEAAGHPADSEHKGNNAEESPGSSIFENMKPLIIIGGAAVAAIALIVGVALLARKK, from the coding sequence ATGGAGTCCAAAGGGAGCACCCGCAGTGGAAATAAGCCTGATGCCAAAACCGCCAGCTCCGGGAAGCCAGAGAAGCCCAACCCTGGGCCCGCCACAGCTGCCGATAAGAAAGAAGCCCCTTCAAAGGAGCAGCCGGCTCCTCCCGCCGCCACCCCAGCCAAAAAGGCAGCAACGGCGGCAGCCAATGAGGCGGCCATGCTGAACAACCATGGCAACATGAAGCCTAGTTCTGCTGGGGAGGGTGCGGAGGCCGCAGGTCACCCCGCTGACTCTGAGCACAAAGGGAACAATGCGGAGGAGTCTCCGGGCAGCAGCATTTTTGAGAACATGAAGCCTCTGATCATCATCGGAGGGGCGGCGGTGGCTGCCATTGCTCTGATTGTGGGAGTGGCTCTCCTTGCCCGGAAAAAATAA